CTCCTCGGGACGGGCGACACGACGGGGACGCCGACGCCCGGCTGTGACTGTGAGACCTGCGAGCGCGCCCGCGAGCGAGGCGTCGAGCGCTCGCGGTTCTCGGTTCACGTCCGCAACGAGCGCACCGGCGAGTCGCTGCTCGTCGACACCAGCCCCGACTTCCGCCACCAGTTCCTCACGTCCGACGCAGCGCTACCCGACGCCGCGGTGATCACGCACGTTCACTTCGACCACCTCGACGGTCTGGGCCACGCCTACCGACTCCTCGACCACCTGCCGGTCCACGCCGCCGACGAGCGCGACCCCGAGACCGGCGAGAGCGTCGCCGGGACGGTCCGCCGACGCTACGACTACCTCGATCAGGTCGAGGTGGTCGCCGAGACTCCCTTCCAGTCGTTCGAGACCTGTGGGTTCGAGGTGACGCTGGTCCCCGTCGACCACCCGCCGCTCGTCTGCTACGGCCTCGCGATCGAGGACCCCGAGACCGGCGCGAAACTCTCTCTCTCCGGTGATTCGACCTACGGCATCGGCGAGGAGTCACGCGCGACCCTCGCCGACCCGGACCTGTTGCTGGCCGACGGCATCGTCACCGCGGATCTGTGTGAACACCACCCCGCGGGCGGGAACCACTTCGACGCCGACGGCGTCGCCCGCACGTTCGGCACGAAGCACATGACCGTCGAGGGCGCGGTGGCACTGGGCGAGGACCTCGACGCCGAGGAGACCCGAGTGGTCCACGTCTCTCACTTCCTCCACGCCGACCGAGCGTTCGAGGCGCCGCTGGCCGTCGACGGCGAGCGCTACGAACTCTGAACGGCTCCCAGAGGGACCTGAGCGACCGCGACGGACGGCCCCGGAAACTCCATACCGTTCGCGCTCGAACCACGGCCCATGAGCAGTCAGGAGGGGACGGACGAGACGGCCGAACCGCTGGCCACGCGGGTCGTGCTCTCCTTCCCGGCGGACGTCGGGAAGCACGGGCGGGGCCGGATCCGATCGGACTACTACCGGAAGTATCTCACCAAGGTCCGCGACAGCGCCGCCGAGGGCGACGAGTGGGACGAGTTCACCGACGTGGGCTGCTGTGGCAGCCAGATGGACGTTCCCCTCGTCGTCGAGCGCGTCGAAGGCGGGTCGCGGGTCGATCTCGACACGGAGATCGAATACACCGAACGGGAGGCCTGCGGGATCAACCAGGGCTGGTCGGTCCAGCACGACGAACCCGAGGCGCTGGAGGACTGATCGCCGTCGGTGAGCGACCGGTTGTGTCGCGGTATCACGGCCCACGAGAGTCCGAATCGCTGATATAGCTCGATAGCGGAGTGGGTGGTGTGTCACAGCAGGTCGGCGAGGTCGGGACGCTGTTCCTCCACGAGTACGGCGACGACGTGCGGGTCGCCGTCGTCAAGGACGGAGAGCGGCGTCTCCACGCGATACTGGAACTCAAGGAGACCGACGCCGGGCCGCGACCGGCGCGACTCCGCCTGAAGCAGGGCGCCAGCGAGGAGCCCCGCCCGCCCGACCTGTTCGTCGAACTCGCCCGCTCGGCCTCGCGCATCCGCATCTCCGAGCAGACCTCGAAGGCGACTCGCCGGCGCCTACAGGAACTGCTCGACGCCTACCAGCTCGAAGCCAAAGCCGTCCGCACCTGCCGCTACTGCGCCAGCGAGGGGCAGTACTCGCCGGTCACCTCCGAGACGGCCATCGAGGCCGACGGCGAGTACATCTGCCCCGACTGCGCGAAGGCCGAACTCGACCGCGAACTCGCCTACAAAGGCGAGATCACCGCCGGCGCCCGCGACCGGCTCTACGACCTGCTCACCGAGGTTCAGGACCTCGAACGCGTCTCGAACCTCCTGAAAGGCGATCTGGACCCCGATCTGACGAAGTTCGACGAGATCTCGGCGACCGTCGACGAGGTCGACCCCGTCCCGGTCGACTCGCTGGATCTCCACCCCGGTATTCAGGACCACCTCGAAGGGCGCTTCGACACGCTCCTGCCGGTCCAGAGTCTCGCCGTCGAGAACGGCGCGACCGAGGGCCAGGACCAACTGGTCGTGTCCGCGACGGCGACGGGGAAGACGCTCATCGGCGAGATGGCCGGCCTCGACCGCGTCCTGAACGGCAAGGGCAAGATGCTCTTTCTCGTGCCGCTGGTCGCGCTCGCCAACCAGAAACACGAGTCCTTCGAGGAGCGCTACGGCGACATGGTCGACGTCTCTCTCAGAGTCGGCGCCAGCCGCATCAACGACGGCGGCGGCCGCTTCGACCCCGGCGCCGACGTGATCGTCGGGACCTACGAGGGCATCGACCACGCGCTGCGGACCGGCAAGGACCTGGGCAACATCGGGACGGTCGTCATCGACGAGGTCCACACCCTCGGCGAGGACGAGCGCGGCCACCGCCTCGACGGCCTGATCTCGCGGCTGAAGTACTACTGCGGCGAGCGCTCGGACAACCGGAGCACGGACGGCACGCAGTGGATCTACCTCTCGGCGACCGTCGGCAACCCCGGCGACCTGGCCGAGCAGCTGCGCGCCCAGCTCATCGAGTTCGAGGAGCGCCCGGTCCCGATCGAACGCCACGTTACCTTCGCGGACGGCCGCGAGAAGATGCAGATAGAGAACAAGCTCGTCCGCAGGGCCTTCGACACGAAATCGTCGAAGGGGTATCGCGGCCAGACCATCATCTTCACTAACTCCCGGCGGCGCTGTCACGAGATCTCCCGCAAGCTGGAGTACGACTCGGCGCCCTACCACGCCGGGCTGGACCACCGCCGCCGGAAGAAGGTCGAGCGGATGTTCGCCGACCAGGATCTGGCCGCGGTCGTGACGACCGCCGCACTCGCCGCGGGGGTCGACTTCCCCGCCTCGCAGGTCGTCTTCGACTCGCTGGCGATGGGCATCGAGTGGCTCACCGTCCAGGAGTTCCACCAGATGCTCGGCCGCGCGGGGCGGCCGGACTACCACGACAAGGGCACCGTCTACGTCCTCGTCGAGCCCGACGGCAATTACCACAGCAGCCAGGAGATGAGCGAGGACGAGGTGGCGTTCAAGCTGCTGAAAGGCGAGATGGACCCTGTCATCACCCGCTACGACGAGGGCGCGGCCGTCGAGGAGACGCTCGCCAACGTCACCGTCGGGGGCAAGGCGGCCAAGCGGCTCAACGACCGGATGATCGGCGAGGTGCCGACAACACACGCCGTCGGCAAGCTGCTGGAGTACGAGTTCATCGACGGCCTCTCGCCGACGCCGATGGGCCGGGCGGTCACCTCCCACTTCCTCTCGCCCGACGACGCGTTCCTGCTGCTCGACGGTATCCGCAAGGGGTCGGATCCCTACGACATCGTCGGGACGATGGAGCTGCGCGACGACGAGCGGTAGGCGATCGGGATCAGATCGCGTCCACATCGTCGAGGTAGTCGCGGAGCTCGTGGAGAAACGCCCTGTAGCGACCGAGATCCTGAAGCGCCTCGTACACGATGTCTTGATCGAGCACGTCGCCGTATTCGTGGGCGAGCACGTTTCGAAACATCGCCGCCTGACCCATCTTCGAAGCGGTTTCCGCGGAGAGTACGTCGACGGTCGCGAGTCGCTCCATCACGGCGGCGTTCGAATCCGGAGCCCGACCGTCGATGTCGCGGAGGAGCATCCGCCCGATGTCGACACACGCCTGGCTCGCCTTCTCGAAACGGCGTTCGACCACGTCTCTGGTCACGGTATCCGACCGATAGGCATCACGGGTGATGGACTGGCGGGCTGCGAGAATTTCGAGACACTCTTCGACGAACTCTGCCTTCTCGACCATCGTCTCGACGCGGTCAGGACCGTGCGGGTCCGACATCGGTCACCCCGCGCGCTCGACGTGTCGGTCCACCCGTTCGAGCGTCTCGTCGAGCCGGTCGCGGAGCGACTGGTTCGGTTCGCGCCGTTCCGCGGCGGCTTCGAACTCGTCTCGGAGTGCGTCCGCGCGCTCTGGCGACCCGGACAGGAGAACGCCGTGCGAGAACGCCGCACGACCGACCCGCGGATCGAGGTCGTCGACGAGCGAGAGGTCGATATCGTTGCGGTCGAGTGCCACGGAGAGGTCGGCGAGCAGCGACAGGAGCGGTTCGCCGGGGTCATCGACGGCTCCCTCGAAATCGACGGCGATATCGACATCGCTGCTAGCGTCCGCGACGCCGGTGACCTGTGAGCCGAACAGAACCGCCAGACGGATCGGATACTGGTCGAGCACCGTCCGGATCCGATCGGTGTCGATAGAAACCGCGGTCTCCCGCTCCGATAGATCGGTGGGCGCCTCCCGCTCGCTCATCGTGCGTCCGAGTTGGCGGACGAGCGACAAACCTGTTGCGGTGGCCGCGACCGATCCCGGCGTCTCACGAGCTACCGCCCGACCACGCCTTCCTGCTGCTCGACGGCATCCGAAAGGGCGACGACTCCTACGACATCGTCGGGACGATGGAACTGCGCGACGACGAGTGAGTCCACTTCGTTCTCTTGAAGCTACAAGAAATACGTAGACTGACCGGCGACCCCAGATATGTCGATAGAAGTCGAGGGGTACGAGTTACTTTTCCTTTATTATCTATTGATGAGTGCACTCGTTGCTTGGTACACGAGAGACTACCACTCCAATGGGACGTTAATCTACGTTCTATTAACCATCGGGGCGCTTTCGCTCATCTATCTCAGACAGAAGGGCCCGGAGTCGGTCCAACGGTTGATCCGCCTCTCGGACGACGAGTGAGTCTTCGCTCGCCGTTCTCGTCCGATGGCGTTCTCCGTGGATTCGAGACGTTCGTCGACGAATGTGGTCTTCTCGACCACTGTCTCGACGCGTTCGCGACAGCGAGTAGTGCCGATCGCGGTAGGGCGACCGTACCTCGTGGTAGCTCGCCGCACGCGAGCGCCCAAGACTTATATCGGTCGATAGCCTGGAACAGGCAATGACTGCCGGAACCGGGCCCGATCCGGCCCGAACTATCACCCTCGACGCACACGTCCACACGGACGCGTCCTACGACTGTGCGACCCCGCCCGAACGCGTCGTCGAGGCGGCGCTCTCGGCCGGCCTCGACGCGGTCGCGGTCACCGACCACGACGCCGTCGTCGGCGCGCCACGGGCGGTCGCCGCCGCCGAGGGAACGGACCTGCTCGTCGTGCCGGGCGTGGAGGTCTCGACGGCCGACGGCCACCTGCTCGCGCTGGGGGTCGAGTGGGCGCCCGAACCGGGGCGCCCGTTCGCCGAGACGGTGACCGCGGTCCGCGAGGCCGGCGGCGTGTCCGTCGTCCCGCATCCCTTCCAGATCAGCCGCCACGGCGTCCGCCGGGCGGTCCTGGCCGGCTGCGAGGTCGACGGTATCGAGACGCGAAACGCCGTCGCGGTGACGGGGTACCAGAACCGACGGGCCAGACAGTTCGCGACCGCCGAGGGACACCCGGCGATCGGCGGCAGCGACGCACACCGGCCGGACCTGATCGGACGGGCGTTCACGAGCGTCACGCTCCCCGCCGGGGTCGACTGGACGACGATGACGGTCGCGGACGTGCTGGCGGGGATCCGTGCGGGCCGGGCGACCGCGCAGGGGACCGTCACGACGCCGGTCGAGTTCGGGAAGACCTACGCCTGGCACGCTCGCGAGACGGCGGCGACGGCGCTCGACTCGGCGGGGACCGCCGCGTCGAACGGCCGGACGGCGGCGGGCGCCCACCCCGCGCTCGGCGCCGGTGCGGTGCTCGGCTCCGCGCTGTTGCTCGGCTCGCGAGGCGGCCGCGTCGGCCGCGTTCCCCGCCGTATCGCCGGCCGGATCCGCTAGCACACCGAGTATCCGGTCGCTCGCGCCCCAGAGGCGATGAGTGGCCTTTTTCCCGTATCACCGCAACACTGCGGACGTGCCATTCGGGATCACCGCCGGCGCCGCCTTCGTCTTCCTCGTCATCCTCGCCGCGCTGATCCTCTTCGCCACCGAACCGGTCCCCGTCGACATCACCGCCATCGGCGTCCTCGTCGCCCTGCTGCTGGTCGAACCGCTGTCGGCGACCGCCGCCGACCTGGGCCTGCTTGCCGACCCGCTGGTCGTGTTGAGCGACCCCGCCGAGGGGCTCTCGGCCACCGAGAACGGCCTCTCCGGGTTCGCGAGTTCGGCGACGCTGACGGTCCTCGCCATGTTCGTCCTCTCGGAGGGCGTCCAGCGCACCGGGGTCGTCCAGATCCTCGGGTCGAAGATCGCCGCCGTCACCCGCGATAGCGAATCGCGCCAGCTGAGCGCCATCATCGGCGTCGTCAGCCCCATCTCCGGGTTCATCAACAACACCGCCGCCGTCGCCATCCTCCTGCCGATGGTCACCGACCTGGCTCACGAGGGCAAGACTTCCCCGTCGAAGCTACTCATTCCCCTCTCCTACGCCTCGATGTTCGGCGGCATGTTGACGCTGATCGGCACCTCGACGAACATCCTCGCCTCGGAGCTGTCGGGGCGGCTGATCGGCCGCACGTTCACGATGTTCGAGTTCACGCAGCTGGGCGTAATCGTCTCGATCGTCGGCGCGGCGTATCTACTGACGGTCGGTCGCTGGCTGACGCCCGCGCGCATCCCCGTCGCCGAGGACCTGACCGAGGAGTTCGAGATGGGCGAGTACCTCACCGAAGTGGTCGTCCGCGAGGACTCGCCGATGGTCGGCGAGACCGTCCGCGACGCGCTCGCCGACACCGACTTCGACGTGGATCTCGTCCAGTTGATCCGGGGCGAACGGGCGTTCACCGAACCGCTGGACCCGAAGGTGATCCAGGCAGGCGACGTGTTCGCGGTGCGGACCGACCGCGACACGCTCGTCGACCTCTCGGACGCCGAAGGACTGGATCTCCTCCCCGAGGTCGAGGTGGACGAGACCGAACTCGAACAGCCCAGCGAGCGCGAGAACCTCGTCGAAGTGGTGATCGCACCCGGGTCGAACCTCGTCGGCGAGTCGCTCGCCTCGGCGAACTTCCGCCAGCGCTACGACGCCACCGTCCTCGCGCTGCGGCGCGGTCAGGAGCTGTTCCGCCAGCGCATGGACGACGTGCGCCTGCGCGTCGGCGACACCCTCCTGATCCAGGGACCGCCCGATAGCATCGAGCGACTCAACGCCAACCGCGACTTCATCGTCGCCCAGGAGATCGACCGCCCCGACTACCGCCGCTCGAAGATCCCCGTCGCCGTCGGCGTCGTCGGCGCCGTCGTCGGCGTCGCCGCCCTCGGCGTCCTTCCCATCGTCGTCGCCGCGCTGACCGGTGCCCTGCTGATGGTTCTCAGCGGCTGTCTCAAGCCGACCGAGGTCTACGACGCCGTCCAGTGGGACGTGATATTCCTGCTCGCCGGCGTCATCCCGCTGGGCATCGCTCTGGAGAACACCGGCGGCGCCGACCTGATCGCCGACCTGGTCGTCCAGTCGTCGACCCTGCTCCCGCCGCTGGGCGTGCTCGCGTTGATGTACCTCGTTACCGCCCTGCTCACCAACATCATCAGCAACAACGCTAGCGTCGTCCTCATGATCCCCGTCGCCGTCGAGGCCGCCCGCCAGCTCGGCGTGAACACCTTCTCTTTTATCCTCGCCGTCACCTTCGCCGCCTCGACCGCGTTCATGACCCCCGTCGGCTACCAGACCAACCTCTTCGTCTACGGCCCCGGCGGCTACCGCTTCTCCGATTACCTCAAAGTCGGGACGCCCCTCCAGTTGATCTTCGCCGCCGTCACGACGCTCGGTATCTACGCGTTCTGGGGGCTGTGAGGTGAATCTGAGAACGACTACCGCGGCAGGTACGCAACGAAACGCTTTCGTCGGCTGCTCCGTAAGTGAGAGTCACGGGACCGTGGGGTAGCGGTATCCTTCCAGCCTTGGGTGCTGGTAACCCCGGTTCGAATCCGGGCGGTCCCACTCCTCTCGCGTTCGATCTCACGGATATAGGATGGCGCGTATCGACCCAAGCAAGAGAGGTCACAGAGCGTAGATCTACTGATAACACACCAACCATTAACTCGCTATCCCCTCTATTTGACACCGTGGCGAGCGACGACTACGTGCGGCGCACCGCAATCACACGTCTGTCAGTGTCGTCTGAGCAAGCCGAACGGCTTGAAGACACGATTGACGAGTATCGAACGGGCGCGAACATCGCCACGAAAATCGGCTGGAATTGCCGAGAAACTGAAAGCCGAAAACTCCAGTCGCTCGCATACGACGATATCCGCGATCAAACTGATCTCGGGAGTCAGCACGCCATACTTGCCTGCTTCCAGGCCGCAGAGGCCCTCAGAGGTGTTGCCGAACGAAAGCGACAAGACCGCCCTTACTCGAGACCCGATTTCACTGCACCGACAGTGAAGTACGATGCCAAGACGATGACTCTGTTCGAGAATGACACAGTCTCACTCGCCACTACGGGCAGCCGTGTTAGGTGTGAGCTGGTACTGCCCGATGAGGAGGACGGATATCAGCACCAGTATCTCGACAGCGATGAATGGGAAGTGACTGAGTCTACACTTACTGCGCGTGACGACGCCTATTTTCTACATCTCGGGTTCCGAAAGCCGAAACCAGATACCGAGGGGTCTCCCGCTGAGGACAGGACAGTCCTCGGGGTTGATCTCGGTATCGAAAACCTCGCCGTCACCAGCACCGCCCACTTCGAGTCGGGTCAAGAGTTGTTACACGATCATCGTGAGTTCGAGCGCATACGCGGCAATCTTCAGCAAACAGGCACCGAATCTGCACATCGGACGCTTCTCCAGCGAGGAGATCGCGAGGAAGGTTACAACCGAGATTACATTCACGGCGTATCTAACCAATTGCTCGCGGAAGCCGTTGGTCACGGTTGTACCCATATCGTCTTCGAGAATTTGACGCACATTGGAGACTCGATGCCGAGCAGGCGAAAGTTCCACCAGTGGGCGCATGCGAAACTCGTACAGTACGTTGAGTACAAAGCCGATGAACTCGATATCGAAGTCGGCTACGTGGATCCGAGGAACACTTCGAAGCGGTGCTGTGAATGCGGACACATCAGCGATGAGAACCGCACGGATCGCGACAGTTTCGAGTGCGAGAAATGTGGAGCAACGGCAAACGCGGATTACAATGCGGCGAAAAACGTCGGTTGGCGGTTTGTCCGTCGGGGGCTACAGAACTCACGGCGGACGGGCGACAGTCAACTCGCCCTCAAGTCGGGGACAGTGAAACCGAATCGAGGATTCGTCTCGTACTCTGAACAAGAGGCCGAGGTAACGTCCACCGACAAGTTCCACCCACCGAGAAGCAAGCGGGCGTCAGCCCCGAGCGAGTAGGGTGGGGCTGTTGATATCTGGGCGATCTCCATTCATTAACGAGGTATGGAAGACCGCCGAAAGAACTGAAATTTTACACCCTGTCGTTACGCGAGTAGCCGCAGTCGATGCGGTCGGACGGAGTACGGGACCGGAAAGTGTCACTCCCCCCGATGTTGAGGGACACGATTGACGGGAAAACACACGCTATCTACGAGTGGCCGAGTGGCGCTCGGCCGTGGGGCGACAGCGAGGGCGACCGTACCCCTGGTCTCTCTCTCTTCGGGATCGGCAGGCGGTCCGCGCTCCTAACTGGTTTGGCCGTGTGCATTTTACGTGCGAGAGCGTCCAGATATGTATGAGCTCCGCACGCGGCGACCGGCCCGACGCTGGGATGGAGGTGACCGGGGAGTGGGTCCGGGCGGTCGCCGCCGGCGTGGAGAAGTTCTCGGCCGACTCGCGGGAGTCGGCGCTGATCGTGCTCGAAGAGGCCGACCTCGCCGGGGCCGAACCCGGCGAGTGGTACTCGCTCGCGGGCTACGTCGACGCCGTGGCGGCGATCCACGACCTCGTCGGCGACCAGGCCGTCCACGCGCTCGGCCAGCGGATCGCGCGGGCGGTGCCGTTCCCGGACGGCATCGAGAGCGTCCCCGACGGCCTGGCAGCGCTCGATGGCGTGTGTCGCGCGGGCCACCGCGGGGGCGACCCGGGCGGCTACGCGTTCCGGCAGATCGGTGACGACGACGGGCGCGTCGAGTGCCGGACGCCCTACCCCTGCGCGTTCGACCGCGGTATCGTCGAGGGCGCGGCCGTCGCCCACGCCGACGGCTTCGTCTGTGTCTCCGAGGTCGGCGCCTGCCGGACCGACGGCGCCGACCGGTGCACCTACGAGGTCAGCTGGTAAGCGACGGGAGTTCCCGACCGCCCGGGCTCGCTACCCCCACCCTCTCGTTTCCCGGTCGAACCGCGGGACTGCGACGGCGCCGCCGACCGCGCCGTTCACTTTCGCCGTGGTTTGCGAACCTTCTTACCCGAGGGCGGGCTAAGCTGGTCTCACCCAATGGCGCGCGCCGAGAACACCGAACTGATAGACTCCTTCGAGGAACTCTATCGGGACTACTACCGCAACGAGATCGGCGAGCTCGCCCAGAAGTACCCGACCGAGCAGAAGTCGCTGTATCTCGACTGGGGGGACATCTATCGGTTCGACCCCGATCTGGCCGACGACGTGCGCTCGCATCCGGAGGAGCTGCGCGACTACGCCGAGGAAGCGCTCCGCCTCTACGACCTGCCCGTCGACGTGAAGCTCGGACAGGCCCACGTCCGGATCCGGAACCTCCCCGACGCCACCGACATCCGCGAGATTCGCGCCGACCACCGTGGGCAGCTCATCGCCGTCCAGGGCGTCGTCCGCAAGGCTACCGACGTCAAACCCAAGATCACCCAGGCCGCCTTCGAGTGCCAGCGCTGTGGCACCCTCACCCGCATCCCCCAGGAGTCTGGCGACTTCCAGGAGCCCCACGAGTGCCAGGGCTGCGAGCGACAGGGGCCGTTCCGCGTCAACTTCGACCAGTCGGAGTTCGTCGACGCCCAGAAGATCCGTGTTCAGGAGTCACCCGAGGGGCTGCGCGGCGGCGAGACGCCCCAGAGTATCGACGTAAACATCGAGGACGACATCACCGGCGAGGTGACTGCCGGCGACCACGTCCGCGTCAGCGGCGTCCTCAAGCTCGACCAGCAGGGCAACGACCAGGACCAGTCGCCCATGTTCGACACGTACATGGAGGGGTTCTCCGTCGAGATCGAGGACGAGCAGTTCGAGGAGATGGACATCACCGAGGAGGACAAACAAGAGATCGTCGAGCTGTCCGGCCGCGAGAACATCTACGACGAGATGGTCGGCGCCATCGCCCCCTCGATCTACGGCTACGAACGCGAGAAGCTCTCGATGATCCTCCAGCTGTTCTCGGGCGTGACGAAACACCTCCCCGACGAATCCCGGATCCGGGGCGACCTGCATATGCTCCTGATCGGGGATCCCGGAACTGGCAAATCCCAGATGTTATCATATATCAAAAATATTGCCCCAAGATCAGTCTATACATCAGGAAAAGGAAGTTCCAGTGCGGGGCTCACGGCGGCGGCTGTCAGAGACGACTTCGGCGACGGACAGCAGTGGACTTTAGAGGCTGGTGCGCTTGTTTTGGCCGATCAAGGAATCGCTGCGGTCGACGAACTAGATAAGATGGCAGCCGACGATAGGTCGGCAATGCATCAAGCACTTGAACAACAGGAGATTAGTGTAAGTAAAGCAGGTATTAATGCGACACTTAAATCTCGTTGCTCGTTGCTCGGCGCGGCCAACCCGAAGTACGGCCGCTTCGACCAGTACGAGCCCATCAGCGAGCAGATCGACCTAGAGCCGGCGCTCATCTCGCGGTTCGACCTGATCTTCACGGTCACCGACCAGCCCGACGAGGAGAAAGACCGGAACCTCGCGGACCACATCCTGCGGACCAACTACGCGGGGGAGCTACACACCCACCGCGTCGAGTCGAACAAGTCGAACTTCAGCGACGACGAGGTCGAGAACGTCACCGACGAGGTGGCGCCGACGATCGAGCCCGAGCTGTTGCGCAAGTACATCGCCTACGCCAAGCGCACCTGCTTCCCGACGATGACCGAGGAGGCCCGCGCGGAGATCGAGAACTTCTACGTGGACCTGCGGACGAAAGGGACCGACGAGGACGCGGCGGTGCCCGTGACGGCCCGCAAACTGGAGGCGATCGTGCGGCTCGCCGAGGCCTCCGCGCGGGTGCGCCTGTCGGACACCGTCACGCAGGGCGACGCCGAGCGGGTCATCGAGATCGTCCGCTCGTGTATGGAGGACGTGGGCGTCGACCCGGAGACGGGCGAACTCGACGCGGACATGATCGAGGCCGGCACCTCCAAGAGCCAGCGCGACCGCATCAAGAATATCAAAGGGCTGATCGACGACCTCGAAGACGAGTACGACGAGGGCGCGCCGGTCGACGTGGTCGTCGACCGCGCCGAGGAGATCGGCATGGACGAGACGAAGGCGGAACACGAGATCGAGAAGCTCAAACAGAAAGGCGAGGTGTACGAGCCCCAGACGGACTACCTCCGGACCACGTGACCATGGACCGCATCTCCGCACTCCGCAACGTCGAGGACGCGCTCCGCCGGTTCGAGGACGGCGAGGTGGACCTCTCGGAGTTGGAGCGCGACGTGCGGGGGACGCTGCGGACGTACGCGACCGAATTCGACGGTGACCTGGCGGCCTACCGGGCCGAGCGCACCGACGCGGCGAAGAGTGGACGCGGCAACGCGGCCGTCGACGGGACGGTCGTGCTGGCGGGGTCGAAACAGGGCGCTCGCGAGCGGGTTCGCGAACTGGTCGACCGTCCGGGTCCGTTCGCTGTCGAGCGGTTCGAGCGGGACTAGCGGCCGAGACCGCCACGATCGACCCGGACGTGCCGGAACGGAAGGACTTTGAGCGCGTCACGACTACCTCGGGTGAACGGATACTGGGATGACCGACCTCCATTCAGAACTGGCCGACGCCAGAAACGTCCTGTTGTGTGCGCCGTCGATGAGCGGCGGCGAGGCCGAGGCCTGTACGGACCTGCTGATCCCGTCGGACCCGGCGGGCGCGACCGCGCTGTGGGTGACCTTCCGCGGGGACGCGACCGACTGTGTCGACCAGTGGGTCGCCGAGACCGACGAGCGACCGGCCGAGGCGGCGGTCGTCGTCGTCGGCGAATCCCCGGGGAGCCGGCCCGACGGCGTCACCGTCGAACACGTCTCCTCGCCGAGTGACTTGACCGGACTGGGGATCACTATCGGCGAGTTACTCTCGGAGTGGGAGACGCCCCCGGTCGTCTGTTTCGACTCGCTGACGGCGATGCTCCAGTACGTCGACGTCGAGACGGCCTACGAGTTCCTCCACGCGATCACCGGCCAGCTGTACGCCGCCGACGCGCGGGCGCACTTCCACATCGATCCGACCGCCCACGACCGCACGACCGTCGACAGTATCACCTCGCTGTTCGACGCCGTCGTCGAATTCGGCGACGACGGTCTCGAAACCCGCAAACGACACCTCCTCCAGTAGGCGTCTGACACTCGTTCGTGATGTTCGTGCGATACATTTATGTCGGCTGGAGATACAATCGCCGCTCGTGTTGCTGGTGGTGACCTATTCGACGGCGGCGCGGGGGACGCTCCGGAATATCTGTCGGACTCACGAGGGGGTCGTCGTCCGGCGGTTCGGCCGGGTAGCGCTGCTGGTCGAGACGGAGTTCGCTGCGTTCCAGGCGCTGCGGCTCCGCGAGAAACACGGGGGGGACGTGCAGGTCGAGCGAACGCGGCCGTTCAACGAGTACGAAGCGGTCGACGACTCGATCAGAGAGGCCGCCGCGGCCTACGAGGCTCGCGAACGACCGGCGCTGCCCTACGCGACGTTCGCCGGCGAGCGCGACTACCCCGACCCCGAACGGATGCGCGACGCCGAGTTATGACCGAGCGGGACCGAATCGCGCTGGATCTCGCC
This DNA window, taken from Halosimplex litoreum, encodes the following:
- a CDS encoding DEAD/DEAH box helicase, with protein sequence MSQQVGEVGTLFLHEYGDDVRVAVVKDGERRLHAILELKETDAGPRPARLRLKQGASEEPRPPDLFVELARSASRIRISEQTSKATRRRLQELLDAYQLEAKAVRTCRYCASEGQYSPVTSETAIEADGEYICPDCAKAELDRELAYKGEITAGARDRLYDLLTEVQDLERVSNLLKGDLDPDLTKFDEISATVDEVDPVPVDSLDLHPGIQDHLEGRFDTLLPVQSLAVENGATEGQDQLVVSATATGKTLIGEMAGLDRVLNGKGKMLFLVPLVALANQKHESFEERYGDMVDVSLRVGASRINDGGGRFDPGADVIVGTYEGIDHALRTGKDLGNIGTVVIDEVHTLGEDERGHRLDGLISRLKYYCGERSDNRSTDGTQWIYLSATVGNPGDLAEQLRAQLIEFEERPVPIERHVTFADGREKMQIENKLVRRAFDTKSSKGYRGQTIIFTNSRRRCHEISRKLEYDSAPYHAGLDHRRRKKVERMFADQDLAAVVTTAALAAGVDFPASQVVFDSLAMGIEWLTVQEFHQMLGRAGRPDYHDKGTVYVLVEPDGNYHSSQEMSEDEVAFKLLKGEMDPVITRYDEGAAVEETLANVTVGGKAAKRLNDRMIGEVPTTHAVGKLLEYEFIDGLSPTPMGRAVTSHFLSPDDAFLLLDGIRKGSDPYDIVGTMELRDDER
- a CDS encoding CehA/McbA family metallohydrolase; translated protein: MTAGTGPDPARTITLDAHVHTDASYDCATPPERVVEAALSAGLDAVAVTDHDAVVGAPRAVAAAEGTDLLVVPGVEVSTADGHLLALGVEWAPEPGRPFAETVTAVREAGGVSVVPHPFQISRHGVRRAVLAGCEVDGIETRNAVAVTGYQNRRARQFATAEGHPAIGGSDAHRPDLIGRAFTSVTLPAGVDWTTMTVADVLAGIRAGRATAQGTVTTPVEFGKTYAWHARETAATALDSAGTAASNGRTAAGAHPALGAGAVLGSALLLGSRGGRVGRVPRRIAGRIR
- a CDS encoding MBL fold metallo-hydrolase, whose protein sequence is MDVTLLGTGDTTGTPTPGCDCETCERARERGVERSRFSVHVRNERTGESLLVDTSPDFRHQFLTSDAALPDAAVITHVHFDHLDGLGHAYRLLDHLPVHAADERDPETGESVAGTVRRRYDYLDQVEVVAETPFQSFETCGFEVTLVPVDHPPLVCYGLAIEDPETGAKLSLSGDSTYGIGEESRATLADPDLLLADGIVTADLCEHHPAGGNHFDADGVARTFGTKHMTVEGAVALGEDLDAEETRVVHVSHFLHADRAFEAPLAVDGERYEL
- the hepT gene encoding type VII toxin-antitoxin system HepT family RNase toxin, producing the protein MSDPHGPDRVETMVEKAEFVEECLEILAARQSITRDAYRSDTVTRDVVERRFEKASQACVDIGRMLLRDIDGRAPDSNAAVMERLATVDVLSAETASKMGQAAMFRNVLAHEYGDVLDQDIVYEALQDLGRYRAFLHELRDYLDDVDAI
- a CDS encoding nucleotidyltransferase domain-containing protein — its product is MSEREAPTDLSERETAVSIDTDRIRTVLDQYPIRLAVLFGSQVTGVADASSDVDIAVDFEGAVDDPGEPLLSLLADLSVALDRNDIDLSLVDDLDPRVGRAAFSHGVLLSGSPERADALRDEFEAAAERREPNQSLRDRLDETLERVDRHVERAG